One Thalassotalea sediminis DNA segment encodes these proteins:
- a CDS encoding DNA-directed RNA polymerase subunit alpha codes for MQGSVTEFLRPRMVDIETVSATRSKVTLEPLERGFGHTLGNALRRILLSSMPGCAVTEVEIDGVLHEYSSKEGVQEDIIEILLNLKGLAIGLEGKTEAVLTLTKSGEGPVTAADIQHDGDVTISNPEHVICHLTGDGSISMRIKVEMGRGYVPASTRREAEDEDRAIGRLLVDASFSPVVRIAYDVDSARVEQRTDLDKLIIDMETNGTLDPEEAIRRASTILAEQLDAFVELRDVTEVEPKEEKPLFDPILLRPVDDLELTVRSANCLKAEAIQYIGDLVQRAEVELLKTPNLGKKSLTEIKDVLASRGLSLGMRLENWPPESIADND; via the coding sequence ATGCAGGGTTCTGTAACCGAATTTCTAAGACCACGAATGGTAGACATTGAAACAGTTAGTGCTACCCGTTCTAAAGTTACTTTAGAACCACTTGAACGTGGTTTTGGTCACACTTTAGGTAATGCCTTACGTCGCATTTTATTATCTTCAATGCCGGGTTGTGCCGTAACTGAAGTAGAAATTGATGGCGTATTACATGAGTACAGTAGTAAAGAAGGTGTTCAAGAGGACATCATTGAAATACTGTTAAACCTTAAAGGACTAGCGATAGGTTTAGAAGGCAAAACTGAAGCAGTTCTTACCTTAACTAAGTCAGGTGAAGGCCCTGTTACGGCAGCTGATATACAACATGACGGTGATGTAACAATTTCAAATCCTGAACATGTTATTTGTCACCTTACAGGTGATGGTTCTATCAGTATGCGCATCAAAGTAGAGATGGGTCGTGGTTACGTTCCCGCTTCTACTCGTCGCGAAGCCGAAGATGAAGATCGTGCAATTGGTCGTTTGTTGGTTGATGCTTCTTTCAGCCCTGTTGTTCGTATTGCTTATGATGTTGATTCTGCGCGTGTTGAACAACGCACAGATTTAGATAAATTAATCATAGACATGGAAACTAACGGAACGTTAGATCCAGAAGAAGCAATTCGTCGTGCTTCAACAATTCTTGCTGAACAGCTTGATGCTTTTGTTGAATTACGTGATGTAACAGAAGTTGAACCGAAAGAAGAGAAACCTCTTTTCGATCCAATTTTACTTCGTCCAGTTGATGACCTCGAGCTTACTGTTCGTTCTGCGAACTGCTTAAAAGCAGAAGCGATTCAATATATTGGTGATTTAGTGCAGCGTGCAGAAGTCGAACTTCTTAAAACTCCTAATTTAGGTAAGAAGTCTCTGACTGAAATCAAAGACGTGTTAGCGTCTCGTGGCTTATCTCTAGGTATGCGCCTAGAAAACTGGCCACCTGAAAGCATTGCTGATAACGACTAA
- a CDS encoding phosphoribulokinase: protein MSSRNPIIAVTGSSGAGTSTTSESFEHIFRTLDIISAKVEGDSFHRYSRQEMDLEKRKAKEIGRRISYFGDEANDFDALEKLFKDYSETGKGKMRRYLHTFDEAVPYNQMPGTFTPWEDLGEGTDLLFYEGLHGGVVTEKNDVAQYVDLLIGMVPIVNLEWIQKIIRDTNQRGHSREAVTASIVRSMEDYISFITPQFSKTHINFQRVPTVDTSNPFSAKAIPSLDESFVVIRFREASNVNFPYYLSMIEGAFMSRVNTLVVPGGKMGLAMELILTPLIKDLMLKKQEANKQLDWMSDL from the coding sequence ATGTCATCAAGAAACCCGATTATTGCGGTAACTGGCTCTTCTGGGGCTGGCACATCGACGACCTCTGAATCTTTTGAACATATTTTTCGAACGCTAGATATTATATCTGCAAAAGTAGAAGGTGATAGTTTTCATCGTTACTCTCGTCAAGAAATGGATTTAGAGAAGCGTAAAGCAAAAGAAATAGGCCGTAGAATTAGCTATTTTGGAGACGAAGCGAACGATTTCGATGCCTTAGAAAAATTATTTAAGGACTACTCTGAAACCGGTAAGGGTAAAATGAGACGTTATCTACATACGTTTGATGAAGCTGTGCCTTATAATCAAATGCCCGGTACGTTTACGCCATGGGAAGATCTCGGTGAAGGAACAGATTTGTTATTCTATGAAGGCTTACATGGTGGCGTTGTAACTGAAAAAAATGATGTTGCCCAATATGTAGACCTGTTGATTGGCATGGTTCCCATCGTCAATTTAGAATGGATCCAGAAGATAATACGTGATACTAACCAACGTGGACACAGCAGAGAAGCAGTTACTGCAAGTATTGTTCGAAGCATGGAAGATTATATTTCTTTTATCACACCACAATTTTCTAAAACGCATATCAATTTCCAGCGCGTTCCTACCGTTGACACATCAAATCCGTTTAGCGCTAAAGCAATCCCTTCATTAGATGAGAGTTTCGTTGTTATACGCTTTAGAGAGGCAAGCAATGTAAACTTTCCCTATTATCTATCCATGATAGAAGGAGCTTTTATGTCTCGTGTTAATACTCTTGTTGTGCCAGGTGGCAAAATGGGCTTAGCGATGGAGCTTATATTGACGCCTTTAATAAAAGATTTAATGTTAAAAAAACAGGAAGCTAATAAACAATTAGACTGGATGAGCGATTTATGA
- a CDS encoding TonB-dependent receptor, translating to MKREFNKTFKRSVTAAAVAMTLGAAMPALANDGAITGKSVSTQGEVISGVAVKITNKTTGLTRTVQSDAQGNFRFPLLPVGNYSLEAKKDGFLVLQQDSLRVGPAGATTVSLTLESGDIERISVTGAVVSSIDVSSSESQLVVDVEYLNKVPVSRDVTSVAMLAPGTIKGDDDFGNFASFGGSSVGENTYYINGINTTNFRNGLGGSELPFEMYKSFEVKTGGYSAEFGRSTGGVVNAVTKSGSNEFKFGASAYWEPSSLREDQPDVKRTSQANIEEAGSEYYIVNNQDKVGSTNYNLWASGALVKDKLFFFALVNQESRDSDYATSSAIYDREADDTFYALKLDWYITDDHILEFTGWDNSSDLETTKNLYNPDADEVGRTYGDYILERGGKTWGLKYTGILTDDLTISAQYSINEASYSNLNQGSNPLGDKPMVYERFTDKEFGAFGLRYPSVQDDKRTSYRFDVDWYVHDDHTLRFGIDYEKMEATENTQRAGGVAYRYQGCDTELLAQDILDCTRVREEFYINVGDFETKSSAFYIEDTWQVTDNIVARIGLRNETFENFNKAGIKFVDVSDQWAPRVGISWDINGDGESKVFANYGRYFLPVATNTNIRLAGDELYTRQYFDVESINADFTPNKVPGSGGAVTTYGDGTLKNTAETVNADLDPMYQDEFIVGFQQVLQDNWSWGIKATYRDLGSSLEDIAIDKGFDDFLKQEDPNSPGCVICSGFHYYVLTNPGNDVTFTTDPDGSGDYYGEETFTVPASILGYPKAERQYASVDVTLDRAWEDDWLFSFTYTWAHSWGNNEGFVRSDNDQTDSGLTTNYDQPGLVDGASGNLPNDRRHSVKMNGAYQVMENFTVGANFNWTQGRPLNSFGFHPTDIFASWYGAESFVKDGQLVTRGSEGRTPNTWQLDLSASYDYYWDERKITFRADVFNVTNNDKATQLNEVNERYAGSDANNGYIDFGEPNPTYGLPTAFQTPRYFRFSVSAEF from the coding sequence ATGAAAAGAGAATTTAATAAGACTTTCAAACGGTCTGTAACTGCTGCGGCTGTTGCAATGACTTTAGGTGCTGCAATGCCAGCACTTGCAAATGATGGTGCTATTACTGGTAAATCAGTTAGTACCCAAGGCGAAGTTATTTCTGGCGTTGCCGTCAAAATTACTAACAAAACGACTGGCTTAACTCGTACTGTACAATCTGACGCTCAAGGTAACTTCCGTTTTCCATTGTTACCCGTTGGTAATTACTCTTTAGAAGCTAAAAAAGATGGCTTTCTAGTTTTACAACAAGATAGTTTAAGAGTAGGCCCTGCTGGCGCTACAACGGTTTCATTAACGTTAGAATCTGGTGACATTGAACGCATCAGTGTAACAGGTGCTGTTGTTTCTTCAATTGACGTATCATCAAGTGAATCTCAACTCGTTGTTGATGTAGAATATTTAAATAAAGTTCCTGTATCACGTGATGTAACTTCTGTCGCGATGTTAGCACCAGGTACAATCAAAGGTGATGATGACTTCGGTAACTTCGCTTCGTTCGGTGGTTCATCAGTTGGTGAAAACACCTATTATATTAACGGTATTAATACAACTAATTTCCGTAACGGCTTAGGTGGCTCAGAGTTACCTTTTGAGATGTATAAGTCATTTGAAGTTAAAACAGGTGGTTATTCAGCAGAATTTGGTCGTTCAACCGGTGGTGTTGTTAATGCGGTAACTAAATCAGGCTCAAATGAATTCAAGTTCGGTGCAAGTGCTTACTGGGAGCCATCTTCTTTACGCGAAGATCAACCTGACGTTAAGCGTACAAGCCAAGCGAATATCGAAGAAGCTGGTTCTGAGTATTATATCGTTAATAATCAAGATAAAGTTGGTAGCACGAACTATAACTTATGGGCAAGTGGTGCATTAGTTAAAGATAAACTATTCTTTTTTGCTTTAGTTAACCAAGAAAGTCGTGATAGTGATTATGCTACTAGTTCAGCGATTTATGATCGTGAAGCGGATGATACTTTTTATGCATTAAAGCTTGATTGGTATATCACAGATGATCATATTTTAGAGTTTACTGGTTGGGATAACTCTTCCGATCTCGAAACTACGAAAAACCTTTATAACCCAGATGCTGATGAAGTAGGCCGTACTTACGGTGACTATATTTTAGAACGTGGTGGTAAAACTTGGGGCCTTAAGTATACAGGTATTTTAACTGATGACTTAACAATTAGTGCTCAATACTCAATCAATGAAGCTAGCTACTCAAACTTAAACCAAGGTAGTAACCCACTTGGTGATAAGCCTATGGTATATGAACGCTTTACTGATAAAGAGTTTGGTGCATTCGGCTTACGTTATCCTTCAGTTCAAGACGACAAACGTACATCTTACCGTTTTGATGTAGATTGGTATGTTCATGATGACCATACTCTTCGTTTCGGTATCGATTATGAAAAAATGGAAGCAACTGAAAATACACAACGCGCAGGTGGTGTAGCTTACCGTTATCAAGGTTGTGATACAGAATTATTAGCTCAAGATATTCTTGATTGTACAAGAGTACGTGAAGAGTTTTATATAAACGTAGGTGACTTCGAGACAAAATCATCTGCATTCTACATTGAAGATACTTGGCAAGTTACTGATAACATTGTCGCGCGTATTGGCTTACGTAATGAAACCTTTGAAAACTTCAACAAAGCAGGTATTAAGTTTGTTGACGTATCTGATCAATGGGCACCACGTGTAGGTATTTCTTGGGACATTAATGGTGATGGTGAAAGTAAAGTATTTGCTAACTATGGTCGATATTTCTTGCCAGTAGCAACAAATACTAACATTCGCTTAGCTGGTGATGAGTTATATACTCGACAATATTTTGATGTCGAAAGTATTAATGCTGACTTCACTCCAAACAAAGTGCCAGGAAGTGGTGGTGCAGTTACAACATATGGTGATGGTACCCTTAAGAATACAGCTGAAACAGTTAATGCTGATCTTGACCCTATGTACCAAGATGAATTTATTGTTGGATTCCAGCAGGTACTTCAAGACAACTGGAGTTGGGGCATTAAAGCAACTTATCGTGATCTAGGCTCTTCTTTAGAAGATATCGCAATTGATAAAGGTTTCGATGACTTCTTAAAACAAGAAGATCCGAATAGTCCAGGTTGTGTAATTTGTTCTGGTTTCCATTATTACGTACTAACAAACCCAGGAAATGATGTAACATTTACTACTGACCCTGACGGTTCGGGTGACTATTACGGTGAGGAAACTTTCACAGTTCCAGCATCAATTTTAGGTTACCCTAAAGCTGAACGTCAGTATGCTTCAGTCGATGTTACATTAGATCGCGCATGGGAAGATGATTGGCTATTTAGCTTTACGTATACATGGGCTCATTCTTGGGGTAATAATGAAGGTTTCGTGCGTTCTGATAATGACCAAACTGATTCTGGTTTGACAACTAACTATGACCAACCGGGCCTAGTTGATGGCGCAAGCGGTAACTTACCAAATGATCGTCGTCATTCAGTTAAAATGAATGGTGCGTATCAAGTAATGGAAAACTTTACTGTGGGTGCAAACTTTAATTGGACACAAGGTCGTCCACTTAACTCATTTGGTTTCCATCCTACTGATATCTTCGCATCATGGTATGGAGCAGAGTCATTCGTTAAAGATGGTCAGTTAGT
- the rplQ gene encoding 50S ribosomal protein L17, whose product MRHRKSGRQLNRNSSHRQAMFRNMASSLVKHGVIKTTVAKAKELRRVVEPLITLAKTDSVANRRLAFARTRNQEVVGLLFSELGPRYQERPGGYTRILKCGYRTGDKAPMAYVELVDRPAVEEVAEEIEETSAEA is encoded by the coding sequence ATGCGTCATCGTAAAAGCGGTCGCCAGTTAAACCGTAATAGCAGTCATCGCCAGGCGATGTTCCGCAATATGGCAAGTTCTTTAGTTAAACACGGTGTTATTAAAACGACAGTTGCTAAAGCTAAAGAATTACGTCGCGTTGTTGAGCCATTAATTACTTTGGCCAAAACCGACAGTGTAGCAAATCGTCGTTTAGCGTTTGCTCGTACACGTAATCAAGAAGTAGTAGGTTTATTATTCAGCGAACTTGGTCCTCGTTATCAAGAACGTCCAGGTGGTTATACTCGTATTTTAAAATGCGGTTACCGTACTGGTGATAAAGCGCCTATGGCTTATGTTGAGCTTGTTGATCGTCCAGCAGTTGAAGAAGTTGCTGAAGAGATTGAAGAAACAAGTGCAGAAGCTTAA
- a CDS encoding DUF3802 family protein, which yields MVTDTDGYVHIIEYLTEHLSLFEKSSKVNTSALTVMEVIEQELTEQIIIVCSQNEQLSFNQRNTIIREVDAIVYDLQEILSGVINNPVSSEQKEFLKEFAQLIKNLFDTEIHSGVLS from the coding sequence ATGGTTACTGACACAGACGGTTACGTTCACATTATTGAGTACTTAACAGAACATTTGTCCTTGTTTGAAAAATCAAGCAAGGTCAATACAAGTGCCTTAACGGTAATGGAAGTAATCGAACAAGAATTAACAGAACAAATTATTATCGTTTGCAGCCAAAACGAACAATTAAGTTTTAATCAGCGAAATACAATTATTCGCGAAGTTGACGCTATTGTGTATGACCTTCAAGAAATCCTTTCCGGTGTTATCAACAACCCAGTATCAAGTGAGCAAAAAGAATTTTTAAAAGAATTTGCTCAACTCATTAAAAATCTATTCGATACAGAAATACATTCAGGTGTGCTTAGTTAA
- a CDS encoding OsmC family protein — protein sequence MQAEVKWVGEETFMGISESGHTVVLDANGGNIAPSPLENVLLSLGGCSSVDVVSILKKARQGIVGCTVKISATRVDTTPRLFSDIHLHFEITGTNIQEKHVERAVSLSADKYCSVALMLNKTVNITHDYSITES from the coding sequence ATGCAAGCTGAAGTCAAATGGGTCGGCGAAGAAACTTTTATGGGCATTTCAGAAAGCGGACATACAGTTGTATTGGATGCTAATGGTGGAAATATAGCGCCTAGCCCTCTAGAAAACGTATTACTTTCACTAGGTGGTTGTTCGTCTGTTGATGTTGTGAGTATTTTAAAAAAAGCACGCCAAGGTATCGTTGGCTGTACAGTTAAAATTTCTGCAACTCGTGTAGATACGACACCACGCTTATTTTCAGACATTCATTTGCACTTTGAAATTACCGGCACTAATATTCAAGAAAAGCACGTAGAAAGAGCGGTAAGCCTATCCGCTGATAAATATTGTTCTGTAGCCCTGATGCTAAACAAAACAGTCAATATTACCCACGACTATTCAATAACAGAAAGTTAA